In Cololabis saira isolate AMF1-May2022 chromosome 4, fColSai1.1, whole genome shotgun sequence, one DNA window encodes the following:
- the LOC133442387 gene encoding extracellular calcium-sensing receptor-like has protein sequence MSLPVLEKKGDIILGGLFSLHDMVVEPYLAFTSPPPPTKCTRFNFRTFRWMQTMIFAIEEINRNGNFLPNITLGYKIYDSCSTPHQALKTAMELMGTEKGSDLEKSLSSGTCHGNVPVVIGDGGSTQSIVVAHFLGVFHVPQVSYFSSCACLSDKKEFPAFLRTMPSDFFQVDALVQLVKHFGWTWVGVIAGDDAYGRGGANIFANKVQKLGVCIAFYEIIPKNGEQTHIASIVSTIRSSEAQVILVFAVEQDAATLFDQALRDGLSGIQWLASEAWSTAAIFSSHRKYHHILQGTMGFAIRGAYISGFQDFLLRLNPSSSDDHEDNFLVTFWEEVFQCRWQAESQEHKSEGKPPCSGKEQLGGKKSIYSDVSELRISYNVYKAVYAVVHALMSMRRCVKGTGPFLQHACPDIDNIKPWQLLHYIKQVQFLNSVDDEIKFDENGDPSAMYDLVNWQLKPNGEMEFVAIGRFDETTDTSNQKLQIKEQNILWNGNQTQVPLSMCSTICPPGTRKAIRPNVPICCHDCVACTAGEISNQTDAIECVQCLPEFWSNAERTACIPKQVEFLSFSDTMGITLMVSSLIGTLSTGVVVFIFFFNRTSPIVRATNSQLSFLLLFSLALCFLCSLTFIGQPSKWSCMLRHTAFGISFVLCISCMLGKTLVVLIAFKATLPGSNIMKWFGPVQQMAIISFCTLAQVMICTVWLAVAPPTPRRMMPRESAVVILLCDEGSRVAFALVLGYIGLLACFCLPLAFLARKLPDNFNEARLIVFSLLIFCAVWIAFIPAYISSPGKYTTATEVFAILASSYGLLGCIFAPKCYIILLRPEKNTRKHLMSKASFGKF, from the exons ATGTCCCTGCCTGTGCTGGAGAAAAAGGGGGACATCATCTTGGGAGGACTCTTCTCCCTTCATGACATGGTGGTGGAGCCGTATTTGGCTTTCACCTCTCCGCCTCCTCCCACAAAGTGTACCAG GTTTAATTTTCGGACTTTCCGTTGGATGCAGACTATGATCTTTGCCATCGAGGAGATCAACAGAAATGGCAATTTCCTTCCAAATATCACACTTGGCTATAAGATCTATGATTCATGTAGTACACCCCATCAGGCTTTGAAAACTGCTATGGAGCTGATGGGAACTGAGAAGGGTTCAGATCTAGAAAAGAGTCTGAGTAGCGGCACTTGTCATGGTAATGTACCAGTGGTGATAGGAGACGGTGGCTCCACTCAGTCTATCGTCGTCGCTCATTTCCTGGGAGTCTTTCATGTTCCACAG gtGAGCTATTTCTCAAGCTGTGCCTGTCTGAGTGACAAAAAGGAGTTTCCTGCCTTTTTAAGGACAATGCCTAGTGACTTCTTCCAG GTAGACGCACTCGTACAGCTGGTCAAGCATTTTGGCTGGACTTGGGTGGGAGTTATTGCAGGCGATGACGCCTATGGTCGTGGTGGGGCAAATATATTTGCAAATAAG GTTCAAAAGCTAGGTGTTTGCATTGCATTTTATGAGATAATTCCCAAGAATGGGGAACAGACTCATATTGCATCTATTGTTTCAACCATCCGTTCATCAGAGGCTCAGGTGATTCTGGTGTTCGCTGTGGAACAAGATGCAGCAACACTTTTTGACCAGGCACTCag aGATGGACTATCTGGAATACAGTGGCTAGCCAGTGAAGCTTGGAGCACAGCTGCCATCTTCTCCTCCCACAGAAAATATCATCATATCCTCCAGGGAACTATGGGGTTTGCCATTCGGGGAGCATACATCTCTGGATTTCAAGACTTTCTGCTTCGCTTAAATCCCTCAAGTTCAGATGACCATGAAGATAATTTCCTTGTAACATTCTGGGAAGAGGTTTTCCAGTGCAGGTGGCAGGCTGAAAGTCAGGAACATAAATCTGAGGGTAAACCTCCATGTTCTGGAAAAGAACAGCTTGGGGGCAAAAAAAGCATATATTCAGATGTATCAGAGCTTAGGATTTCCTACAATGTCTATAAAGCTGTGTATGCTGTTGTGCATGCACTGATGTCAATGAGAAGGTGTGTGAAAGGAACAGGACCATTTCTACAACATGCTTGTCCAGATATAGACAATATTAAGCCGTGGCAG TTACTTCATTACATAAAACAGGTGCAGTTCTTGAACTCAGTTGATGATGAAATCAAGTTTGATGAGAACGGCGACCCTTCAGCCATGTATGACCTGGTTAACTGGCAACTGAAACCAAACGGAGAGATGGAGTTTGTCGCGATAGGCAGATTCGATGAGACAACTGACACTTCAAATCAAAAACTTCAGATCAAGGAACAGAATATCCTCTGGAATGGGAACCAAACCCAA GTGCCCTTATCAATGTGCAGCACCATTTGTCCTCCAGGCACACGGAAGGCAATCAGACCTAACGTCCCCATCTGCTGCCATGATTGTGTGGCTTGTACAGCTGGGGAGATTAGCAATCAGACTG ATGCCATAGAGTGTGTACAATGCCTCCCAGAGTTCTGGTCCAATGCTGAGAGAACTGCCTGTATCCCCAAACAGGTGGAGTTCCTCTCTTTCAGCGATACAATGGGCATAACTCTGATGGTTTCGTCTCTCATTGGCACCCTCAGCACTGGCGTTGTGGTCTTCATATTCTTCTTTAACAGAACCAGCCCCATTGTCAGAGCTACGAACTCTCAGCTGAGCTTCCTTCTGCTTTTCTCCTTAGCACTTTGCTTCTTGTGTtctttgacctttattggtcaGCCATCTAAGTGGTCCTGCATGCTGCGCCACACAGCATTTGGGATCAGCTTCGTCCTCTGTATTTCCTGCATGTTGGGGAAGACATTGGTGGTGTTAATAGCCTTCAAGGCCACACTTCCAGGCAGTAATATTATGAAGTGGTTTGGGCCTGTACAGCAAATGGCGATAATCAGCTTTTGTACTCTAGCCCAG GTCATGATTTGTACAGTTTGGCTGGCTGTTGCACCGCCAACCCCCCGGCGAATGATGCCACGTGAGAGTGCTGTTGTTATTCTCTTGTGTGATGAAGGTTCACGCGTTGCATTTGCTTTGGTCCTGGGGTATATCGGCCTTCTAGCCTGCTTCTGCCTTCCCTTGGCCTTCTTAGCAAGGAAACTTCCAGACAACTTCAATGAAGCCAGACTCATCGTGTTCAGCTTGCTCATTTTCTGTGCAGTGTGGATAGCATTTATTCCTGCTTACATTAGCTCTCCGGGAAAGTACACCACGGCCACCGAGGTGTTTGCTATCTTAGCTTCCAGTTATGGATTGCTGGGCTGCATTTTTGCCCCGAAGTGTTACATAATCCTGCTTAGGCCAGAAAAGAACACAAGGAAACACCTTATGTCCAAAGCTTCATTTGGTAaattttaa